The Episyrphus balteatus chromosome 4, idEpiBalt1.1, whole genome shotgun sequence genome includes a window with the following:
- the LOC129918461 gene encoding C2 domain-containing protein 3 isoform X1 — MENDLVRTNIRYQVSEPLESVLTSKMFSTTASTTPSCLHGVLQIGGQRNFNFSLESDNFFLVFNAFWKEQTFIVPISEKGANFTKGFTVSNSKQFLDKVQNNYLSIELSNNKDNLNREVIGFLRLPLHQFFIAYRDASLMNRLNDGNFPVISTNKWVPVLNSKSGEQIGELECLLAMGTEKQIGNVKNPKMCTNKIANTESTTQQHHFTNNSYQTQPSLPINSKLSKTSDLLNLLQKSLASTTTTDISNAQSDTQMAENNLFKLRLEIKSARNLPLTQSLKQKKKLNRSNNTKESHSSSFQTGEEPSTYVTFQAKEENSSMVKSHEGMVYSTAVIEKNCNPVWNKSFCISGPVKYIINKNERFILKVWKKTGKSNSHGQKFPCPMEDAIIGFASVDLSVLIENTTHLNAWFDIVDFSGHINGQIHVVANLVDDVKEIKDLGPNNQVDNLLDSFESSLDINNMNLCRAIKRKFTELEEISDRLRVRLLDVTGNNVSRELSDEQLDEFEHDLNTTVCEDENESFHTNCSSHRQ, encoded by the exons CACAAACATTCGTTACCAAGTTTCCGAACCACTCGAATCAGTTCTtacttcaaaaatgttttcaacCACGGCCTCTACAACACCTTCCTGTTTACATGGAGTTTTACAAATAGGTGGTCaacgaaattttaatttttccttggaaagtgacaattttttcttagttttcaaCGCATTTTGGAAAGAACAAACTTTTATTGTACCTATTTCTGAAAAAGGAGCTAACTTTACAAAa GGTTTTACTGTTTCAAATAGTAAACAATTCCTGGACAAGGTACAAAACAATTATCTTAGTATTGAGCTCTCAAATAATAAAGATAATTTGAACCGTGAAGTAATTGGCTTCCTGCGTTTACCATTACACCAGTTCTTTATTGCTTATCGCGATGCCTCATTAATGAACCGTCTCAACGACGggaat TTTCCAGTTATATCCACAAACAAATGGGTGCCAGTTTTAAACTCAAAATCAGGTGAGCAAATTGGTGAACTTGAATGTCTTTTAGCAATGGGAACCGAGAAGCAGATTGGAAatgtaaaaaacccaaaaatgtgtacAAACAAAATAGCTAATACTGAATCGACCACCCAGCAACATCATTTCACAAACAATTCATATCAAACTCAACCATCTTTACCTATAAATTCAAAACTTAGCAAAACCTCTGACCTTTTAAACTTACTTCAAAAGTCACTTGCCTCGACAACTACAACTGATATTAGTAATGCGCAATCAGATACACAAATGGCGGAAAACAATTTATTCAAGCTTCGTTTAGAGATCAAAAGTGCCAGAAATCTACCACTGACCCAGTCTCTCAAACAAAAGAAGAAACTCAACCGATCTAATAACACGAAGGAAAGTCATAGTTCAAGCTTTCAAACGGGTGAAGAGCCAAGTACGTATGTAACATTTCAAGCGAAAGAGGAAAACAGTTCGATGGTGAAATCTCACGAAGGAATGGTATATTCGACTGCTGTGATAGAAAAAAACTGCAATCCTGTCTGGAACAAGTCGTTCTGTATATCTGGACCGGTCAAATATATTATAAAT AAAAACGAACGATTCATCcttaaagtttggaaaaaaactggTAAAAGTAATTCCCACGGGCAAAAGTTTCCATGTCCCATGGAGGATGCAATTATTGGTTTTGCATCAGTAGATTTATCCGTTTTGATAGAAAATACCACTCATTTGAATGCCTGGTTTGATATTGTTGACTTTAGTGGACATATAAATGGTCAGATACATGTTGTTGCAAATCTCGTTGACGATGTCAAAGAAATCAAAGACTTGGGGCCCAACAACCAAGTTGATAATTTACTTGATTCTTTTGAATCCAGTTTGGATATAAATAATATGAACCTTTGCCGagcaattaaaagaaaatttaccgAGCTTGAGGAAATCTCAGACAGATTAAGAGTTCGTCTGTTGGATGTGACGGGCAATAACGTTTCACGGGAATTAAGTGACGAACAGTTAGACGAATTCGAACACGATTTAAACACAACAGTATGCGAAGATGAAAATGAAAGTTTTCACACAAACTGTTCATCTCATAGGCAATAG
- the LOC129918463 gene encoding NADH dehydrogenase [ubiquinone] 1 alpha subcomplex subunit 9, mitochondrial translates to MASLMLVKNSIAAKNHIRPLGVLVLRSSSYSTDGPRPLKTTNLSSIKRGTGGRSSFNGIVATVFGCTGFVGRYVCNKLGKVGTQMILPYRADHGEAIRLKVSGDLGQVLFHFYNLKDENSIREAVKYSNVVINLVGRDFETKNYKFEDVHVTGARNIARICKEMGVERFIHLSALNAEPDPKGHVLKNGSNFLRSKYYGELAVREAFPEATIIRPSDIYGSEDRFLRYYAHIWRRQFRAFPLWHKGERTVKQPVYVSDIAQAILNCARDPDTAGKVYQAVGPKRYLLSDLVDWFHRVMRKDEKWWGYLRYDMRFDPTFIMKAKLTELICPGNPIGELHMERIERECVTDNVLSGVPTLEDLGVNLTPMENQVPWELRPYRAALYYDAELGEFETPSPPKTLNAREEMRLFG, encoded by the exons ATGGCATCCTTAATGTTGGTGAAAAACTCCATTGCTGCAA AAAATCACATAAGGCCACTCGGAGTCTTGGTCCTCCGTTCGTCGTCTTACTCCACCGACGGCCCTCGACCATTGAAAACAACCAATCTTTCCTCAATTAAAAGAGGCACAGGAGGTCGGAGCAGTTTCAATGGCATTGTTGCCACTGTGTTCGGCTGCACTGGTTTTGTCGGTCGATATGTGTGCAACAAACTTGGAAAAGTTGGCACACAGATGATTCTTCCCTATCGAGCTGACCATGGTGAAGCTATTCGTCTAAAAGTCTCTGGTGACTTGGGACAAGTTCTTTTCCACTTTTACAACTTAAAAGATGAGAATTCGATTCGTGAAGCTGTCAAGTATTCGAATGTTGTAATTAATTTAGTCGGTCGGGATTTCGAAACCAAAAACTACAAGTTCGAAGATGTACACGTTACTGGGGCGAGGAATATTGCCAG AATTTGCAAGGAGATGGGCGTTGAACGTTTTATCCATCTTTCTGCTCTCAATGCTGAGCCAGATCCAAAGGgtcatgttttgaaaaatggaaGCAATTTCCTGAGGAGCAAATATTATGGAGAGCTTGCGGTACGTGAAGCATTTCCAGAAGCTACCATTATCCGTCCTTCGGATATTTATGGGTCAGAAGATAGGTTTTTGCGATACTATGCTCATATCTGGCGTCGCCAATTCCGTGCATTCCCTCTTTGGCACAAAGGAGAGCGCACTGTAAAGCAGCCGGTTTATGTAAGTGACATTGCTCAGGCAATTCTCAATTGTGCTCGAGATCCGGATACTGCGGGAAAAGTCTATCAAGCTGTTGG TCCTAAACGCTATCTTTTGAGTGATTTAGTTGACTGGTTCCATAGAGTTATGCGAAAGGACGAAAAGTGGTGGGGATATTTGCGATACGACATGCGTTTCGACCCAACTTTtattatgaaagctaaattgacGGAACTTATTTGTCCTGGAAATCCGATTGGCGAACTTCATATGGAACGTATCGAGCGGGAGTGCGTGACTGACAATGTTTTGAGTGGTGTCCCTACCCTCGAGGATCTAGGtgttaatttgacaccaatggAAAACCAAGTTCCATGGGAACTTAGACCATATAGAGCTGCTTTATACTATGATGCTGAATTGGGTGAATTTGAAACACCATCTCCACCAAAAACACTCAATGCGCGTGAGGAGATGAGGCTTTTTGGTTAA
- the LOC129918479 gene encoding POC1 centriolar protein homolog, which produces MEDNNEPSLERHFTGHNADITQICFNPTSNYIASSSLDASVMIWDLQLASRCIRFSSHTEKVHSIAWAHQSNIVASSSDSGLVKIWEPKIRGITKEIIAHNQPVRTVDFDPTGKLLLTGSDDKSMKLWKVSLKKFVASFTGHTNWVRSAKFGPQGNIIASTGDDKHVKIFDVEKCECISSFTEEKGLGTEVSWHPDGNLVAVALTSNRIKIYDIRTESLIQLYQVHSAPVNTLSFHPSGNYILSGSDDETMKILDLLEGRPLFTLTGHTQKVKSVAFSVDGLQFATAGADKQLLVWKSNLGNAGGPSGKDMMHGGVGNNSFEEVLIDPRRKNVYGTQDDKFHVEDSISTNE; this is translated from the exons atggaagaCAATAATGAACCATCTCTAGAACGTCATTTCACCGGACACAATGCCGAtattacacaaatttgcttcaATCCCACATCAAATTATATAGCCTCCAGCTCTTTAGATGCATCCGTAATGATTTGGGATTTGCAGCTAGCATCTCGCTGCATTCGATTTAGTAGCCACACTGAAAAAGTTCATTCAATTGCATGGGCTCACCAATCGAACATAGTCGCATCGTCATCTGATTCCGGATTGGTCAAAATATGGGAACCAAAGATACGTGGAATTACTAAAGAAATTATTGCGCATAATCAACCAGTGCGTACTGTTGATTTTGATCCTACAGGAAAATTG CTGTTAACTGGCAGCGACGACAAGTCTATGAAATTGTGGAAAGTATCTCTTAAAAAGTTTGTGGCTTCATTCACTGGTCATACAAATTGGGTGAGAAGCGCAAAATTTGGTCCTCAAGGAAATATTATCGCCTCCACTGGCGACGATAAGCATGTTAAGATATTTGATGTCGAAAAGTGTGAATGCATATCGTCGTTTACTGAAGAAAAGGGTTTAGGGACGGAAGTATCGTGGCATCCGGATGGGAATTTGGTGGCTGTTGCATTGACAAGCAACAGAATAAAGATATACGATATACGAACCGAAAGTCTGATTCAACTTTATCAAGTGCATTCGGCACCAGTTAATACTTTGTCATTCCATCCATCGGGTAATTATATTTTGTCAGGCAGCGATGATGAGACTATGAAAATTTTGGATTTGCTGGAAGGAAGGCCACTATTCACACTTACAGGACACACTCAAAAAGTTAAATCTGTAGCTTTCTCTGTAGATGGATTGCAATTTGCAACTGCAGGGGCAGATAAGCAG CTGTTGGTATGGAAGTCGAATTTAGGCAACGCAGGTGGTCCATCAGGGAAAGATATGATGCATGGTGGAGTTGGTAACAACAGTTTTGAGGAAGTTTTGATTGATCCGAGAAGAAAAAATGTGTATGGAACACAAGATGATAAGTTTCATGTTGAAGACAGCATCTCtacaaatgaataa
- the LOC129918546 gene encoding 39S ribosomal protein L21, mitochondrial, translating to MALLSSCLQRSIKPTFLGNLNTLFNSLHMSPRSQQSTKTLDKLPGADFNPSKTAQDYQNIFRKVNDNLSSPESHGRLFAVVHLCGKQFKVTSGDIIVVEGYWPPTVSDRIHLEKVLLVGGNNFTLFGRPILESGLVDVQATIIEKTLSHTKTHFKKKRRKQYTRINFQRSPHTMLRINSVDIVGKVNESAKGINSVNLF from the exons ATGGCCCTTTTATCATCTTGTTTGCAGCGATCaataaaaccaacatttttgggaaatttaAATA CATTATTTAACTCGTTGCACATGAGTCCTAGGTCACAACAATCCACAAAAACCCTTGACAAATTGCCTGGAGCCGATTTTAACCCTAGTAAAACTGCCCAAGACTACCAGAACATTTTCCGCAAAGTAAATGATAACCTAAGTTCACCAGAAAGTCATGGTCGTCTGTTTGCTGTCGTCCACTTGTGTGGAAAACAATTCAAAGTTACGTCTGGTGACATAATAGTTGTTGAGGGATACTGGCCCCCAACCGTTTCCGATCGCATTCACCTGGAAAAAGTCTTGCTTGTTGGAGGGAATAATTTCACTTTATTCGGACGGCCAATACTTGAAAGCGGGCTTGTTGATGTCCAAGCAACTATTATTGAGAAAACTTTGTCGCATACTAAAACGCATTTCAAGAAAAAGCGAAGGAAGCAATACACAAGGATTAACTTTCAGAGGTCGCCGCACACAATGCTACGAATCAATTCGGTAGATATTGTTGGAAAAGTTAATGAATCCGCTAAAGGCATTAATTCTGTTAATCTATTTTAA
- the LOC129919469 gene encoding beta-1-syntrophin — protein MVESSSLGRPATNQQYSVPHHSPSGLRCGVLETRVRGLWYRVMVTLQTDFLSISLDESCESSMGDHSTTLNGTLGSNHSSHNGTLPKSTTTGGSSEENNIDNGDHLYNNNTADNGMNEICDVPDHVANQKRHVRIIKSDNNGLGISIKGGRENRMPILISKIFRGMAADQAKGLYVGDAILTVNGEELRDATHDEAVRALKRAGRVVDLEVKFLREVTPYFRKASIISEVGWELQRAFLCPMGSGMPTSPPAPKSPPRADTRYIPLQLTHLARNLKYVDPENRCIELHSPDSIHSCILRASDSQEALMWFNALHSAMSCSTQRALTDANRALLNVIGELKHIGWLSRRIGSNCEQSGRSSSESSDENDKWQPVFVAVTEREFRIYEGAPWSVEAWSRPLECCTLASTRLAGAGNNSSLNGQQTTVFCVRCGTTRGVLVYWLRSETHRDMAAWARSLVQGSHNAVNYQREFSFRCLYQGRQSQLIVHLNRGFSLHECGMNSPATTKSQMWQFPFDKLKGSADDGNRLLYLDFGDDGEIELDMECCPKPVVFVLHNCLSAKVHSIT, from the exons ATGGTGGAGTCCTCTAGCCTGGGTCGACCGGCAACAAATCAACAATACTCTGTGCCACATCATTCGCCCTCAGGACTACGCTGTGGAGTCCTTGAAACTCGTGTCAGAGGATTATGGTATCGTGTTATGGTAACACTTCAAACCGACTTTCTATCAATAAGCTTAGATGAGTCATGTGAGTCATCAATGGGAGATCATTCAACAACATTAAACGGAACATTAgg AAGCAACCACAGCAGTCACAATGGCACTTTGCCAAAATCCACAACCACAGGCGGGTCATCAGAAGAAAACAATATCGACAATGGGGATCATCTCTACAATAATAATACTGCAGACAATGGAATGAATGAAATATGTGATGTGCCTGATCATGTGGCTAATCAAAAGAGGCAT GTTCGTATCATAAAATCTGACAACAATGGCCTAGGTATATCAATAAAAGGTGGTCGAGAAAACCGCATGCcaattttaatttcgaaaatatttCGGGGAATGGCTGCTGATCAAGCTAAAGGTCTATACGTAGGTGATGCAATACTAACAGTTAACGGAGAAGAATTAAGAGATGCAACTCATGATGAAGCTGTGCGTGCATTGAAGAGAGCGGGACGTGTTGTAGACCTAGAAG ttaaattccTTCGCGAAGTGACACCATATTTTAGAAAAGCCAGCATTATATCTGAGGTTGGTTGGGAACTTCAAAGAGCCTTTTTATGTCCTATGGGTTCTGGCATGCCAACTTCACCACCAGCCCCAAAAAGTCCACCGAGAGCTGATACTCGATATATTCCTCTACAATTGACGCATTTAGCACGAAATCTTAAATACGTTGATCCAG AAAATCGTTGCATAGAGCTACATTCTCCTGATAGTATCCATTCGTGTATTCTTCGAGCTTCTGATTCACAGGAGGCGCTTATGTGGTTCAATGCCCTGCATTCAGCAATGTCCTGTAGTACGCAAAGAGCCTTAACCGATGCCAACCGAGCATTGCTAAATGTGATTGGTGAACTAAAACACATCGGCTGGTTAAGTCGAAGAATAGGCAGCAATTGTGAGCAG AGTGGCCGATCAAGTTCTGAGAGCTCTGATGAGAACGATAAATGGCAACCAGTGTTTGTGGCAGTAACTGAAAGGGAGTTTAG AATATATGAAGGAGCACCGTGGTCTGTAGAAGCATGGAGTCGACCATTGGAATGCTGCACTCTTGCATCTACTCGCCTGGCTGGGGCTGGGAATAATTCATCACTAAAT gGTCAGCAGACTACAGTTTTTTGTGTACGTTGTGGAACTACGCGTGGTGTTTTAGTCTATTGGTTAAGATCCGAAACACATCGCGATATGGCAGCCTGGGCCCGTTCCTTGGTTCAAGGCAGTCACAATGCAGTTAATTACCAACGAGAATTTTCTTTTCGATGTTTATATCAAGGAAGGCAGAGTCAATTAATAGTTCATTTGAATCGAGGATTTTCACTCCATGAATGTGGTATGAATTCTCCAGCTACGACTAAGTCTCAAATGTGGCAGTTTCCGTTTGATAAATTAAAGGGATCTGCAGACGATGGAAATAGATTGCTGTACTTAGATTTTGGAGACGATGGTGAAATA gAGCTAGATATGGAGTGTTGCCCTAAGCCGGTGGTTTTTGTTTTGCACAACTGCTTGTCTGCCAAAGTTCATTCTATAACTTAG
- the LOC129918461 gene encoding C2 domain-containing protein 3 isoform X2 codes for MFSTTASTTPSCLHGVLQIGGQRNFNFSLESDNFFLVFNAFWKEQTFIVPISEKGANFTKGFTVSNSKQFLDKVQNNYLSIELSNNKDNLNREVIGFLRLPLHQFFIAYRDASLMNRLNDGNFPVISTNKWVPVLNSKSGEQIGELECLLAMGTEKQIGNVKNPKMCTNKIANTESTTQQHHFTNNSYQTQPSLPINSKLSKTSDLLNLLQKSLASTTTTDISNAQSDTQMAENNLFKLRLEIKSARNLPLTQSLKQKKKLNRSNNTKESHSSSFQTGEEPSTYVTFQAKEENSSMVKSHEGMVYSTAVIEKNCNPVWNKSFCISGPVKYIINKNERFILKVWKKTGKSNSHGQKFPCPMEDAIIGFASVDLSVLIENTTHLNAWFDIVDFSGHINGQIHVVANLVDDVKEIKDLGPNNQVDNLLDSFESSLDINNMNLCRAIKRKFTELEEISDRLRVRLLDVTGNNVSRELSDEQLDEFEHDLNTTVCEDENESFHTNCSSHRQ; via the exons atgttttcaacCACGGCCTCTACAACACCTTCCTGTTTACATGGAGTTTTACAAATAGGTGGTCaacgaaattttaatttttccttggaaagtgacaattttttcttagttttcaaCGCATTTTGGAAAGAACAAACTTTTATTGTACCTATTTCTGAAAAAGGAGCTAACTTTACAAAa GGTTTTACTGTTTCAAATAGTAAACAATTCCTGGACAAGGTACAAAACAATTATCTTAGTATTGAGCTCTCAAATAATAAAGATAATTTGAACCGTGAAGTAATTGGCTTCCTGCGTTTACCATTACACCAGTTCTTTATTGCTTATCGCGATGCCTCATTAATGAACCGTCTCAACGACGggaat TTTCCAGTTATATCCACAAACAAATGGGTGCCAGTTTTAAACTCAAAATCAGGTGAGCAAATTGGTGAACTTGAATGTCTTTTAGCAATGGGAACCGAGAAGCAGATTGGAAatgtaaaaaacccaaaaatgtgtacAAACAAAATAGCTAATACTGAATCGACCACCCAGCAACATCATTTCACAAACAATTCATATCAAACTCAACCATCTTTACCTATAAATTCAAAACTTAGCAAAACCTCTGACCTTTTAAACTTACTTCAAAAGTCACTTGCCTCGACAACTACAACTGATATTAGTAATGCGCAATCAGATACACAAATGGCGGAAAACAATTTATTCAAGCTTCGTTTAGAGATCAAAAGTGCCAGAAATCTACCACTGACCCAGTCTCTCAAACAAAAGAAGAAACTCAACCGATCTAATAACACGAAGGAAAGTCATAGTTCAAGCTTTCAAACGGGTGAAGAGCCAAGTACGTATGTAACATTTCAAGCGAAAGAGGAAAACAGTTCGATGGTGAAATCTCACGAAGGAATGGTATATTCGACTGCTGTGATAGAAAAAAACTGCAATCCTGTCTGGAACAAGTCGTTCTGTATATCTGGACCGGTCAAATATATTATAAAT AAAAACGAACGATTCATCcttaaagtttggaaaaaaactggTAAAAGTAATTCCCACGGGCAAAAGTTTCCATGTCCCATGGAGGATGCAATTATTGGTTTTGCATCAGTAGATTTATCCGTTTTGATAGAAAATACCACTCATTTGAATGCCTGGTTTGATATTGTTGACTTTAGTGGACATATAAATGGTCAGATACATGTTGTTGCAAATCTCGTTGACGATGTCAAAGAAATCAAAGACTTGGGGCCCAACAACCAAGTTGATAATTTACTTGATTCTTTTGAATCCAGTTTGGATATAAATAATATGAACCTTTGCCGagcaattaaaagaaaatttaccgAGCTTGAGGAAATCTCAGACAGATTAAGAGTTCGTCTGTTGGATGTGACGGGCAATAACGTTTCACGGGAATTAAGTGACGAACAGTTAGACGAATTCGAACACGATTTAAACACAACAGTATGCGAAGATGAAAATGAAAGTTTTCACACAAACTGTTCATCTCATAGGCAATAG
- the LOC129919632 gene encoding ORM1-like protein, which translates to MIAGGHGDPNPNRSWLGARGMWLAYLLGVLSFHLVFLSVPLLSISMAWTFTNILHNAAHLYFLHIIKGAPWISTESDCASQLTHWEQIDDGEQFTATRKFLTAVPIILFLLTCLYTRNNTEHFIANFISLIVIVLPKLPQFHGVRLFNINKY; encoded by the exons ATGATTGCCGGTGGTCACGGAGACCCTAATCCCAACAGGTCGTGGTTGGGTGCCCGAGGAATGTGGCTGGCATATCTTCTAGGTGTATTATCTTTCCACTTGGTGTTTCTTTCAGTGCCATTACTAAGCATTTCCATGGCTTGGACTTTTACAAATATTCTTCATAATGCC gcaCACCTTTATTTTTTGCACATAATAAAAGGAGCCCCTTGGATTAGCACAGAAAGTGATTGTGCTTCTCAGCTTACTCATTGGGAACAAATTGATGACGGTGAGCAATTCACTGCTACTCGCAAGTTTCTTACCGCTGTTCCGATAATTTT gTTCCTTCTAACGTGCCTTTACACAAGAAACAACACTGAACACTTCATTGCCAATTTCATCTCCTTGATTGTTATAGTTCTGCCTAAACTTCCACAATTTCATGGAGTGCGTTTGTTTAATATCAATAAATATTAG